The following is a genomic window from Deltaproteobacteria bacterium.
TCTCTACCTGATCTGCACGCTGCTCTCGATGGTCTTCACGCTCGGCGACTTCACGGTGCCGTGGCTGATGACCGGCGGCGCGCCCGGCGACTCCACGCACGTGCTGGCGACGCTCGCCTACCGGTACACGTTCACCATGGGCCGGCTCGAGTGGGGCATGGCCACCTTCGCGGTAGCGATGCCGGCGACGCTGGTCTTCATCGGCATGCTGCTGCGGTGGGTGAAGATATGAGCCGCGCGCGACACTCACGGGCCCTGCACGTGTGGCTCAGCGTGGTGGCCGTGGTCATGCTGGCCTGGACGCTGTTCCCCGTCTACTACATGCTCCTGCTGTCGTTCACCCCGACGAACGACCTCTTCAAGCCCGGGCTCTACGTCGAGCACCCCACGATCCGCAACTACGTGTACACGATGGGGCAGGACAACCCGTTCGTGCGCTACTTCTGGCAGCAGATCGGCAACAGCCTCGTGATCGCCGTGTGGGCGATGGTCGTGGTGGCCGCCATCGCCGCCCTCGGCTCGTTCGCGATGGCGCGGATCAACTTCCGCTTCCGCCGCTGGGTGTCCGGGCTCACGCTCTTCACCTATGTGATCCCGTCGTCGTTCCTGTCCATCCCGTTCTTCCGGATGATGGCGGACTACGACCTCATCGACAGCAAGCTGGCGGTCGTGCTGGCCATGGTGACGTTCGCCTCGCCGTATGCGCTCTGGGTGCTCTCGGATTGCGCGCGCTCGCTGCCGCCGGAGATCGAAGAGGCGGGCGCCATCGACGGCGCGGGGATCCTCGCCACGTTCTTTCACCTCTACCTGCCGCTCATCCGGCCGCCGCTCATCGCGATCGGGACCTACGCGTTTCTCTACGCCTGGAACGAGTACCTCTATGCGCTGCTGCTGCTGACCGGCGAGCCGCGCATCACACTGCCCGTGGCCATGGGCAACTTCCTCACGACGGACAACGCGCCGTGGAACCTGCTGATGGCGGTGTCCACGGTCTACTCGATCCCGCCCGTCGTGCTGTACTACGTCTTCAAGCGCTATCTGGTGAGCGGGCTCGTCTCGGGCGCCGTCTCCGGGAGCTGACCGCTCGGGGTCGGGTCAGGAGCCTGTCGGAGTATCGAGGGGTGCCACGGCTTCGCCGGGGCGCCCGAGCGTGTGGGTATGGGGGGCCCTTCGAGGCCCCCCATTTCCTACGGACAGCGGGTCAGCAGATCCAGCAGCCGCGTCGCCGCCGGGCACGCGTGCTGGACCGCCCAGCCGAGGACGACCGAGGCGCCGAGCATGAGCGCGAAGGGCAGCGCCGTCGAGCGCAACACGCCGCGCGCCCAGCCGCCGGTCTGCGCGCGCCGCGCCGCCTTGACGAGGCCCGCGGCGAGCAAGGCCTCGAAGGCCGCCTCGGGCAGGATCACCGGCGCCTGCCACACCACCCAGAGCGCGGCACCACCGAGGCACGCGACGAAGACCAGCAGCGCGAGCACGACGAGCCACGCGTCGTCGAGGTCCAGCGAGAACCCCGATCCACCGCCCCCGGACGACGGCGTCGCGGCCTCGATCCGCGGCAGCACGCCTCCCTCGAACGTCCCGCTCGCGCCGCCGCCGCCGAACTGACCACCGCCGCCCGCGACGTGCGGGCCGCCGCCACCGCCACCGCCC
Proteins encoded in this region:
- a CDS encoding carbohydrate ABC transporter permease translates to MSRARHSRALHVWLSVVAVVMLAWTLFPVYYMLLLSFTPTNDLFKPGLYVEHPTIRNYVYTMGQDNPFVRYFWQQIGNSLVIAVWAMVVVAAIAALGSFAMARINFRFRRWVSGLTLFTYVIPSSFLSIPFFRMMADYDLIDSKLAVVLAMVTFASPYALWVLSDCARSLPPEIEEAGAIDGAGILATFFHLYLPLIRPPLIAIGTYAFLYAWNEYLYALLLLTGEPRITLPVAMGNFLTTDNAPWNLLMAVSTVYSIPPVVLYYVFKRYLVSGLVSGAVSGS